In the genome of [Mycoplasma] phocae, one region contains:
- the rlmD gene encoding 23S rRNA (uracil(1939)-C(5))-methyltransferase RlmD translates to MKFNLGQTLIVKAQKLTYEGYGEYRINNFPIFIENLLPNEEAKIILKQINSKYAFAEVLERYSDSPIRNVNIYNENLLNSGSAMLMHLKYDEQIKFKQNIVNTLFLRELNYLDVLDIIPSPKIWNYRNKISLQIGQTNDKEFRHGFYKKRSHDLVDQSSYDLADENLNKMILDSIQAIKTTLKNNNWIKRSKVFEITFKYSSFLGESQIVLHSLNEGEISDEFIKLIQSKWMKISIISNVYNKNYKFIKTKILANNLAIDFKMNDLVFSVNSDAFYQINEWQTQKIYSDIFSLISNDEIVLDAFSGVSSIGIFISKKAKKVISVEINKASTESAKINLKINEVKNLDIVNQDVKNFLLESKNIFNTVVVDPPRSGLDKEVINSFINSNISKIVYLSCNPRTLVRDIKNFTAAGYHIKYVRPYDMFPQTPHIETLVLLEKNII, encoded by the coding sequence ATGAAATTTAATCTTGGTCAAACATTAATAGTTAAGGCTCAAAAATTAACTTACGAAGGATACGGAGAATATAGAATTAATAATTTTCCGATATTTATTGAAAATTTGTTGCCAAATGAAGAAGCAAAAATTATTTTAAAACAAATTAATTCAAAATATGCTTTTGCTGAAGTGTTGGAAAGATATAGTGATTCTCCAATTAGAAATGTAAATATTTATAATGAAAATCTACTAAATTCTGGCTCCGCTATGCTTATGCATCTTAAATATGATGAACAAATAAAGTTCAAACAAAATATCGTAAACACTTTATTCTTAAGAGAATTGAATTACTTAGATGTTTTAGATATTATTCCATCACCAAAAATATGAAATTATCGAAATAAAATTTCGTTACAAATAGGTCAAACAAATGACAAAGAATTTCGCCATGGTTTTTATAAAAAAAGAAGTCATGATTTAGTAGACCAAAGTTCATATGATTTAGCCGATGAAAATCTTAATAAAATGATTCTAGATAGCATTCAAGCAATAAAAACAACTTTGAAAAATAACAATTGAATTAAAAGAAGTAAAGTATTTGAAATAACATTTAAATATTCTTCATTTTTGGGCGAAAGTCAAATAGTTCTTCATTCTCTAAATGAGGGAGAAATTAGTGATGAATTTATAAAGCTAATTCAAAGCAAATGAATGAAAATTTCAATTATTAGCAACGTTTATAACAAAAATTATAAATTTATAAAAACTAAAATTTTAGCAAATAATTTGGCAATTGATTTTAAAATGAATGATCTAGTTTTTAGCGTTAATTCTGATGCCTTTTATCAAATTAATGAATGGCAAACTCAAAAAATTTACTCTGATATTTTTTCATTAATATCTAACGATGAAATTGTTTTGGATGCTTTTTCAGGGGTATCTTCAATAGGAATTTTTATTTCCAAAAAAGCTAAAAAAGTAATTAGCGTAGAAATTAATAAAGCTTCAACTGAATCGGCTAAAATAAATCTCAAAATTAATGAAGTTAAAAATTTAGATATTGTTAACCAAGATGTTAAAAATTTTTTGTTAGAATCTAAAAACATTTTTAACACCGTTGTTGTTGATCCTCCTAGGTCGGGGCTTGATAAAGAGGTGATTAATTCTTTTATAAATAGTAATATTTCTAAAATTGTTTATCTAAGTTGTAATCCTAGAACCCTGGTTAGGGACATAAAGAATTTTACAGCGGCTGGTTATCATATTAAATATGTTAGACCTTATGACATGTTTCCGCAAACTCCACATATTGAGACTCTAGTACTTTTAGAAAAAAATATAATTTAA
- a CDS encoding variable surface lipoprotein, translating into MKKSIKILISLGTFASVITLPLIAASCGNSKGKDMDGKTEDKDKGKDKKEPDMDKKGPTTAELQEKLNKATFTYNSEFTNVNNFAIDKISISETDFTIQKDSAKSNFINYKDKGVLVQLTTLNKNREFLVYIKFMLSNTNKTVGTVITKQEFDKQKELNDKIKAVKFKYDEKIEKNKMFDFKKLTIVGIDGFSIDETKSTYYLTEIFLYAKVTIKNSDVQAEYYVKLEFNKNKPESINVQAQEFDNGIKGINIQKREILGILNSSGAPEDEKAKLREKINAALSLRELAKLREEITNSRIKYNLLDLIKGLESKNKNKYDEFVNLINKSKNENDLSPIYQYFIAEKFKILDFAKENDDKTKIINAKTFDELYKLEEEIKKKMSNTMKPTS; encoded by the coding sequence ATGAAAAAATCAATTAAAATACTTATTTCATTAGGGACTTTTGCAAGTGTTATTACATTGCCATTAATTGCTGCTTCTTGCGGAAATAGCAAAGGTAAAGACATGGATGGAAAAACAGAAGATAAAGATAAGGGTAAAGATAAAAAGGAGCCTGATATGGATAAAAAGGGACCTACTACTGCTGAATTACAAGAAAAACTAAATAAAGCAACATTTACCTACAACTCTGAATTTACTAATGTTAATAATTTTGCAATTGACAAGATTTCAATTTCTGAAACCGATTTTACAATTCAAAAAGATAGCGCAAAATCAAATTTTATAAATTACAAAGACAAAGGCGTTCTTGTTCAACTTACCACCTTAAATAAAAACCGTGAATTTTTGGTTTACATTAAATTTATGTTAAGCAATACTAATAAAACTGTGGGAACAGTAATAACAAAACAAGAATTTGATAAACAAAAAGAATTAAACGACAAAATAAAAGCTGTTAAATTTAAGTACGATGAAAAAATTGAAAAAAATAAAATGTTTGATTTTAAAAAATTAACTATTGTTGGAATTGATGGTTTTTCAATTGACGAAACTAAATCAACATATTATTTAACCGAAATCTTCTTATATGCTAAAGTTACTATAAAAAATTCAGATGTTCAAGCTGAATATTATGTAAAACTAGAATTTAATAAAAATAAACCTGAATCAATTAATGTTCAAGCACAAGAATTTGACAATGGAATAAAAGGTATCAATATTCAAAAAAGAGAGATATTAGGAATTCTAAACTCTAGTGGTGCTCCAGAAGATGAAAAAGCCAAATTGAGAGAAAAAATTAATGCCGCATTATCTTTGCGAGAATTAGCAAAACTAAGAGAAGAAATTACTAACTCAAGAATAAAATATAATCTTTTAGATTTAATAAAAGGATTAGAAAGTAAAAATAAAAATAAATACGATGAATTTGTTAATTTAATCAATAAATCAAAAAATGAAAACGATTTAAGCCCTATTTATCAATATTTTATAGCTGAAAAATTTAAAATTCTTGATTTTGCAAAAGAAAACGACGACAAAACAAAAATAATCAATGCAAAAACATTTGATGAATTATATAAATTAGAAGAAGAAATAAAGAAAAAAATGTCAAACACAATGAAGCCAACAAGCTAA
- a CDS encoding MATE family efflux transporter: MKNGLLREKTKIFFAVKDFKFIFKLTLPIFIQTLFFSIISLIGSLAVSFYQRVYHIDGSYNGYYFYAISKIITVYKILVFIPIIYQLGVLVVASNLYGQNKVNKIPQVISSAIYISLILNFICYFIMFGISPIILSKAGARESAIYGWTTKENYEIFKSNLSIANNNQIPIHILTNGGTFDNKIFANSHPIVLVNNELEFAQKFLRISTLDIFIVSIAYILTSALQSIEKNKFAIVGVIAAIFFRTIWTYSILLIPKEIDLMILISLETIIGGLIQLFVAYIFVNKLIIQKQPKIPFKLSWNSKYIKEVLKIGAPIAIETGIWFTSQYFIAASIPYAISQDKFIGIWRAVNNGYDVFNSFTLALGYVTSVIVAVEIGKQDFNRAHSLGRSAFKLGLYAQIIFSILGITMTYPMLAIYSIDKQLIDSLGYSIMAIFMVKAIFDVGNLTILRGLWGANDVWMPILVALTTMIGLQLSTIYFVGIYQNTSKASTKLSAETYIIIISLIALVDPIARSTLFNLRWNSRVWQKYAKRL, translated from the coding sequence ATGAAAAATGGACTGCTAAGAGAGAAAACTAAAATTTTTTTTGCTGTTAAAGATTTTAAATTTATTTTTAAACTCACTTTACCAATATTTATTCAAACATTATTTTTCTCAATAATTTCATTAATTGGATCTCTTGCAGTAAGTTTTTACCAACGTGTTTATCATATTGACGGATCTTATAATGGATATTATTTTTATGCAATTTCTAAAATTATAACTGTTTATAAAATTTTGGTTTTTATCCCAATTATTTATCAACTTGGAGTCTTAGTTGTTGCCTCAAATTTATATGGACAGAACAAAGTTAATAAAATTCCACAAGTCATTTCATCTGCAATATACATTTCACTTATTTTGAATTTTATATGCTACTTTATTATGTTTGGTATCTCGCCAATTATTCTTTCAAAGGCCGGTGCACGAGAATCTGCAATATATGGTTGAACAACAAAAGAGAATTATGAAATTTTTAAAAGCAATTTATCGATTGCTAATAATAATCAAATACCAATTCACATTTTAACAAACGGCGGAACTTTTGACAATAAAATTTTTGCCAATAGTCATCCTATTGTTTTAGTTAACAACGAATTAGAATTTGCACAAAAATTTTTAAGAATATCCACTCTAGATATATTTATAGTTTCAATTGCCTATATTCTCACTTCAGCACTACAATCTATTGAAAAAAATAAATTTGCTATTGTTGGAGTTATTGCTGCAATATTTTTTCGGACAATTTGAACATATTCAATTCTTCTAATTCCCAAAGAAATTGATCTTATGATTTTAATATCATTGGAAACAATTATTGGGGGCTTAATCCAATTATTTGTAGCATATATTTTTGTAAATAAACTAATAATTCAAAAACAACCCAAAATACCATTTAAATTATCTTGAAATTCTAAATACATTAAAGAAGTATTAAAAATTGGAGCTCCAATTGCCATTGAAACCGGAATTTGATTTACTTCACAATATTTTATTGCTGCCTCAATTCCATATGCCATTTCACAAGATAAATTTATTGGAATATGAAGAGCAGTAAATAATGGATATGATGTCTTTAATTCATTTACATTAGCACTAGGATATGTTACTAGTGTAATAGTGGCCGTTGAAATTGGTAAACAAGATTTTAATAGAGCTCATTCACTCGGAAGAAGTGCTTTTAAATTAGGACTATACGCACAAATAATTTTTTCTATACTCGGAATAACTATGACATATCCAATGCTAGCAATTTACTCAATTGACAAGCAACTGATAGATTCTTTAGGTTATAGCATTATGGCAATTTTTATGGTTAAAGCAATTTTTGATGTTGGTAATCTAACAATTTTGAGAGGTTTATGAGGTGCCAATGATGTATGAATGCCAATATTAGTGGCACTAACTACCATGATTGGTCTACAACTTAGCACAATTTATTTTGTTGGTATTTATCAAAACACATCAAAAGCATCAACCAAACTAAGTGCTGAAACATATATTATTATAATTTCATTAATTGCCTTGGTAGATCCAATCGCAAGAAGCACTTTATTCAATCTCAGATGAAATAGCCGCGTATGACAAAAATATGCAAAAAGATTATAA
- a CDS encoding S41 family peptidase, whose amino-acid sequence MKKTRKFKILTSVLVPLGLGAIAPISLVAASCQNEKNKNDTNREKDKNNKKDVRNQNGEEGGISNITIDPKNDDDLAVRSQKYGFKNFNNEYTIADNELTAYFKADNEVVPYVDVDEALNVLSGFIDTSAFKSYVDPTNNQKVYQTYFKNQLSNQVIFNWGKDFIHATSTSFFYEILKPEEQTNSAQFLKTNYSNRFEDNKGVLFDLKKYGMDIIYKEGKLLLPFPIFNTLFMSQAFTNLYFNGENFTNVSAGVNAFGETPITALERIRKNKKNNQTPTKEEREATYKHFLFVMDHFYGLKQHKKIKSFDSYISDDDKAKFLSTNKDDFNQAYVNIFQKQLNELHTRMNSLSYYEERWVAPWTEILAGKDLSGDYSKKFNANRKKLVENFEKAFDKKIKDFNADDYIKYEGNTAFVTLLRFEDGTKEELAKPDRWKYDTYFLMRYLMEEQLSKKPEIKNIVLNLAINGGGSVSSMVRTLGFMTNKEVLNREYDVLNRRADLSKSLVDTKGNNEYGKNAYEQYNWNILVGINTFSAANQLTSIVKEMGIAKIIGQRTGGGMSAIMPITLLDGTTVTISSPNNAVFGEKNESIEDGIVPDMELPYEKFYDYKYIDSILSKTN is encoded by the coding sequence ATGAAAAAAACCAGAAAATTTAAAATTTTGACATCAGTTTTAGTTCCATTAGGATTAGGTGCCATTGCCCCTATATCACTAGTTGCTGCAAGCTGTCAAAATGAAAAAAATAAAAATGATACAAATAGGGAAAAGGACAAAAATAATAAAAAGGATGTAAGAAATCAAAACGGAGAAGAAGGTGGTATTTCAAACATTACCATCGATCCAAAAAATGATGATGATCTTGCTGTTAGATCACAAAAATATGGATTCAAGAATTTCAACAACGAATATACAATTGCTGATAATGAATTAACTGCATATTTTAAAGCGGACAATGAAGTTGTTCCTTATGTAGATGTTGATGAAGCATTAAATGTACTTAGTGGATTTATTGACACTAGTGCTTTTAAATCATATGTAGATCCAACAAATAACCAAAAAGTATATCAAACATATTTTAAAAATCAATTATCTAACCAAGTTATTTTTAACTGAGGCAAAGACTTCATTCATGCTACAAGTACATCATTCTTCTATGAAATACTAAAGCCTGAAGAACAAACCAATAGTGCTCAATTTTTAAAAACCAATTACAGCAACCGTTTTGAAGACAATAAAGGTGTGCTATTTGATTTAAAAAAATATGGTATGGACATTATTTACAAGGAAGGAAAACTACTATTACCATTTCCAATATTTAACACTTTATTTATGAGTCAAGCATTCACTAACTTATATTTCAACGGTGAAAACTTTACTAATGTTTCAGCTGGTGTTAATGCCTTTGGCGAAACTCCAATTACAGCATTAGAAAGAATTAGAAAAAACAAGAAAAACAATCAAACTCCAACCAAAGAAGAAAGAGAAGCTACATATAAACACTTTTTATTTGTAATGGACCATTTCTATGGTTTAAAACAACATAAAAAAATAAAATCATTTGACTCATATATTAGTGATGATGATAAAGCAAAATTCTTATCAACAAACAAAGACGATTTTAACCAAGCTTATGTTAATATCTTCCAAAAGCAATTAAATGAATTACACACCAGAATGAATTCTCTTTCATACTATGAGGAAAGATGAGTAGCACCATGAACTGAAATTTTGGCTGGTAAAGATCTTAGCGGTGATTATTCTAAGAAATTTAATGCTAATCGTAAAAAATTAGTTGAAAACTTTGAAAAAGCATTTGACAAAAAAATTAAAGATTTCAATGCTGATGATTACATAAAATATGAAGGTAATACTGCTTTTGTTACATTACTAAGATTCGAAGATGGAACTAAAGAAGAATTAGCTAAACCAGACAGATGAAAATATGACACATACTTCTTAATGAGATATTTAATGGAAGAACAATTATCTAAAAAACCAGAAATTAAAAATATTGTTTTAAACTTAGCAATTAATGGTGGTGGAAGTGTTTCATCTATGGTTAGAACATTAGGATTCATGACTAACAAAGAAGTTTTAAACCGTGAATACGATGTACTAAATCGTCGTGCTGATTTAAGTAAATCACTAGTTGATACCAAAGGTAATAATGAATATGGTAAAAACGCATATGAACAATACAATTGAAATATTTTAGTTGGTATTAATACATTTAGTGCAGCTAACCAATTGACAAGTATTGTTAAAGAAATGGGAATTGCCAAAATCATTGGTCAAAGAACTGGTGGGGGTATGTCAGCTATTATGCCAATCACTCTTTTAGATGGTACAACTGTAACAATTAGTTCACCTAATAACGCTGTTTTCGGTGAAAAAAATGAATCAATAGAAGATGGAATTGTTCCAGATATGGAATTACCATACGAAAAATTCTATGACTACAAATACATTGACAGTATTCTTTCAAAAACAAATTAA
- a CDS encoding gamma-glutamylcyclotransferase family protein, translating to MKKDDKTNKIYLFAYDEMANIEFFTRLFGLNVTHEKARLTGFIKCVNRDGNFFIKKDTNSFIEGMVFEISKEQLFLADKWKLMPIYDRFLVNVQLIEKNEILENVYVYSKIETSEYKIVTKSDEEPPKNISFFQNFMNFLSIQNEMNKYDLYDFLFVYKVEPKIKAYYENVDNPVGLISFKNTENHNEITTIPSVIVPFEINGNSYLSISVFNRNDYFNAIQYYEMFYQLNDYAKIEVQFTSFTTNINLDTFKNTKPDFILSLKEDKNISTNKYAEYEKAFELVVPEFKIEHWERFNDLVNFFFNKVKK from the coding sequence ATGAAAAAAGATGATAAAACAAACAAAATTTATTTATTTGCTTATGATGAAATGGCAAATATTGAATTTTTTACAAGACTATTTGGGTTAAATGTAACTCATGAAAAAGCAAGACTAACTGGATTCATAAAATGTGTGAATCGCGATGGTAATTTCTTTATAAAAAAAGATACAAACAGTTTTATAGAAGGAATGGTTTTTGAAATTAGTAAAGAGCAGCTTTTTTTAGCTGATAAATGAAAGCTAATGCCAATTTATGATCGATTTCTTGTTAATGTGCAACTAATTGAAAAAAACGAAATATTAGAGAATGTTTATGTATATTCTAAAATTGAAACATCTGAATATAAAATTGTCACAAAAAGTGATGAAGAGCCACCAAAAAATATTTCTTTTTTTCAAAACTTTATGAATTTTTTATCAATACAAAATGAAATGAATAAATACGATTTATACGATTTTCTTTTTGTTTACAAAGTGGAACCAAAAATTAAAGCCTATTATGAAAATGTTGATAACCCAGTTGGATTAATTTCTTTTAAAAACACTGAAAATCATAATGAAATAACTACTATTCCTTCTGTCATTGTTCCTTTTGAAATAAATGGCAATAGTTATCTTTCTATTAGTGTTTTTAACCGCAATGACTATTTCAATGCGATTCAATATTATGAGATGTTCTACCAACTTAATGATTATGCAAAAATTGAAGTTCAATTTACAAGTTTCACAACTAACATAAATTTAGATACCTTTAAAAATACAAAACCAGATTTTATTCTTTCTCTAAAAGAAGATAAAAACATTTCTACAAATAAATATGCTGAATATGAAAAAGCGTTTGAATTAGTAGTTCCGGAATTTAAAATTGAACATTGAGAACGCTTTAACGATTTAGTTAATTTCTTTTTTAATAAAGTAAAAAAATAG